ttttggcgaggaaaaactgacatgaccattttcaaaggggtcccttgacctctgacctccagatcagtgaatgtaaatgggttctatggttacccacgagtctcccctttacagacatgcccactttatgataatcacatgcagtttggggcaagtcatagtcaagtcagcacactgacacactgacagctgttgttgcctgttgggctgcagtttgacatgttatgattggagcatattgttttatgctaaatgcagtacctgtgagggtttctggataatatctgtcattgttttgtgttgttaattgatttccaataataaatatatacgtacatttgcataaagcagcatatttgtccactcccatgtggataagaggattaaatacttgacaaatctccctttaaggtacattttgaacagataaaaaatgtgagattaatcatgattaaatatgttaatctattgacagccctaatcatgaTATAGGATATGTATGCAAAGTCACatgtaaaatatgaaatactttttttgttgcttGAAATCATTAAAGCTACACTAATCAATACTTTTACATTACTGTAACAATGAGACAAATTACTCTGTGTAATAATAATCCGCCCGGTCGtaaaatcgtgcataaataaaaaatatatatatatactgtatataacatgaataaaaaaagtaaatgcaaaaataaattaaaaagtataataaatgcaaaaataaaaataaataatatataaataaatgcaaaaataaataagaagtaaatgataaatggaaaattaattaatgaaataaataataaattaaaaataaataaataaatgcaataataaataatagatgcaaaaataaattaaaaaaatacataaatgcaaaaataatacatttaaaaattaataaaaataaatacataaattaataaaagggaaaattaaacataaaagTACATAAATGAGGTAATTTatatgaagaaaaataaataatgaagcaaattaaaaaaagaaatatcaatttatgtcacattttatcaatgaattaattattttttttaattattttttctatatttaatgacatttatttgtttatcgagtcacttatttatttattcatttatttatttttattttggcaggttccatcctccatagtaGTCAGGCTGGAGCTCCTCATGGTGGTCAAATAGAagtcatataataataataatagtgtggTTTGGCCTTGTGGCCATCAGCTGTGTCCGGTTGGGAAGGACATTCTGGCCCTCTTGTTAGGCAGTGGAAGTTGTAGCCTGTTGGAGTGAGACTCACTGTCATGGTCCGTGTCCCTGGTGGCAGGTTTGAGTCCGCATGGCCTCGTCGGCCTTCGCATGGTGCAGGGAGGGAAACATGATTAGTGTCAGTCTGCTCCGTGAGTCCATGGCTGGAAAACTGGGTCAGTGAGTAAAAGCACAGGGCTGACAGAGAGGGTGGGGCTGATGGACACCGTCCTCATTATACTCTAGGTATATCACTTAGTTCAGTGTACACTGTCCTCAACTATAATCAGATTTGTtctttaaatcttgtttttggTTTGTTCTTCCAAGAGCATCATTATTTGGGCCATTACCAGTTTATCAGTCAAACTGGCTTCCCATCACAATCCAACATTATCCATCTTCTCTGGGGGTCTATTGGAGTCTAATAAACCCTTAATTACAGCTATTTTTAAATGCCATCACCACTCTTGTTGAGTTTTTTAAGGCAGAGGGAAAGCAGATAAGACAGCAGAACCGTTCTTCATTCTGTCTAATTCATGTTTCCAAAGGTAATAGACAGTCTTACTTTTGTATCCAGGTGAAAACAAGCTTTTATTCCAGAGTGAATTTTTTTAGATTCTAGATTTTAAGTGATACtccaaatgttttaaaatgctttttcatgtgttgtcatgtatgaaaagaccctttttgatccatataagcagTTTCCACTACTAAAAAGATTCTGCATGAAGTATCACATCCAATAAAATCCAAATTACAGCACCTTTCAGAATACTGTCTGTGTTCATCGTCACTGTTTCACCAGTTGTCCCATTACAGAGAACATTTCAAGGTTAGGCTGCCATTAGAACGCTGCTACAGTAATGGACTATGTAGACGGGTCCCAGTTGTTTCTCAGATGCATTTCTGACACTAACTGTTTTTACTCTACCTGCAGGTGGAGATGCTAGAGCGTAAATATGGTGGGCGTTTCATAACCCGGCATGCAGCTCGCACCATCCAGACAGCCTTCCGCCAGTACCAGATGAACAAGAACTTTGAGCGTCTTAGAAGTTCTATGTCTGAGAACCGTATGTCCAGACGGATCGTCCTATCCAATATGAGAATGCAGTTTTCCTTTGAAGGACCTGAAAAAGTCCACAGCTCGTACTTCGAGGGAAAGCAGGTCTCGCTAACAGATGACGGCACCAAAATCGGTGCGCTGGTGCAGTCGGAGCACGGCGGGGAGATGGGCGTGCAGGCCAAGACGCCCACGACACAGAGCGACTTCACGGACGCCATCACAGAGCTAGAAGACGCCTTCTCCAGGCAGGTCAAGTCTCTAGCCGAGTCCATAGACGATGCTCTAAACTGTCGCAGTCTGCACGGTGACGACAACCAGTCGGAGCCGGGGAGAGGCCACCAGGACATGGACAGGGAGGTCAGCTGCCAGGTGAAACCCTCCCACAGCACTTCAGATCACCGCAAACTGGACGAGATGACGGCATCTTACAGCGACGTCACCCTTTACATCGACGAGGAAGAACTGTCACCGCCGCTGCCCTTGTCTCAATCTGTGGACCGACCCTCCAGCACCGAATCGGACTTGCGTCAGCGATCCCTCAACTCTTCCCAGGACTACTGGTCGCTGGCTCATAAGGATGAAAAAGGGGACACGGACACCAGCTGCCGCAGTACGCCATCTCTGGAGTGCCAAGAGCAGCGCTTGCGGGTAGACCACCTTCCCTTACTGACCATCGAGCCTCCGAGCGACAGCTCGGTGGAGCTGAGCGATCGCTCCGACCGCAGCTCCCTGAAGAGACAGAACGCCTATGACCGGAGCCTCGGCAACCAGCAGAGCAGCCCCAAACATGTCGGCCACAGCCTGCCGCCTCGAGGGCCTTCCAGAGAAGAGGACGCCACCCGCCATCGGCCGCGGCAGCTGGAGGCCCACCTGGCCATCAACGGCACCGCGAACCGGCAGAGCAAGTCGGAGTCCGACTTCTCCGACGGCGACAACGACAGCATCAACAGCACATCCAACTCCAACGACACCATCAACTGCAGCTCCGAGTCCTCGTCCAGGGACAGCCTGAGGGAGCAGACGCTCAGCAAGCAGAcgtaccacaaagagacacgcAACAGCTGGGACTCGCCTGCGTTCAGTAACGACATCATCCGCAAGAGGCACTACCGCATCGGCCTCAACCTCTTCAACAAGTATGTACACTCCACTACACAAGATCCGTTAACATCGCTTGTACCTTTAAGCCTCAGAATCACACGATCACACATCACACACCCAATGAGGGCCAGATGAGGTTCTGTAAATTAGATTACTTTTGTTGTAGAAGCCAACATGAAACTCTTATGCACGATAAATGAGCAGCGATGTTGATTGAAACGCGACTATCTGTCCGTTCTACTTAACAAGCCTGGGACTCATTCTGCTCCGCTTCATCTGAGCCTGTGTGATTCCATTTAATCATAGTTGATTGTGGATTTGGTTTCTTCCAGAGCCGGACATTAAGTTCCTTTTAATCATTTGTGATCAACACAGCAGAGAAAAGTAGCTCATCCCGTTCCACCTCCTCCCTGCCTGCCTACATAAATCCTGTCCCTCATCTGACACACATTTGGCCAGAGGCAGACGTGCAGCGCTATAATCAACAGATTTTGGATTTCTGTCCTCACTACTTcccatcttgtctctctctctctctctctctctctctctctctctaccctctCCTGTGTCTCCAGGAAACCAGAAAAAGGCATCCAGTATCTGATCGAGCGGAACTTTGTTCCCGACACTCCGGTGGGTGTGGCCCACTTCCTGCTCCAGAGGAAAGGCTTGAGTAGGCAGATGATTGGCGAGTTCCTGGGTAACAGACAGAAACAGTTCAACCGAGATGTCCTCGAGTGAGTTTGCAGCATCTTTTGTACTCTTTGACGTTACTTGTATGTGCAGATGGATCATTTTGCCTCAACTCTTAACTATAAAGGTACATTTATATTATCTATATTTTATCTTCCTCCCTGGAACATAAATCATCATTTAGTTGTAAATACGGTCGCCAGCTTGCAATCTTCACTCATTCAAACAGTCTTTGGAGGTTCTGAGTACGACGTAATGACTCCAGTTACATCCaggaaataaacagaaatagaaTCCACTCAGGAAATTGCTGTGATGCTCAGATAAACATACTCAGATAAACGACTCCATTTATACTCTTCAGTCCTTTTCAAGGTTAGGgtcggtaatgttgagaaaccagcaagagtacgctGGATTTTACAAATTATCCAACCTATatacccagcccagtgttgacaactcttttccaatgaaagtagctagcagcactagctccaaaagtccttaaatccaacctgttctcactcccaactcaacTCGACGCACAGAGgcgccctttagcaacagtatgtgacgaaccgggctttcaactaactccaatgtaaacccacccgcggcgttattcgaccaggagaccgctgttcgcgtcccgtgtgaaatagggatgctaattttgaaacattttcttaaccaataaccgaccctcgttaaccgattattaactgttaaccgacaagatttgagCCTCGCAtacagcggtgtaccagctgcaggagcacaacagatattggttgacgggagtccccagttcaccgtccgggagcgttaacttagcagctacgatgctgcgtgtagtgtcgcggacatgcagccactttcccagtaaaagtctccacggcacatttagtttagtttagcaggttgtctgctgtgtgtctgcccggagtaactttagtgagtgtccaacaaacagtgtgtgtgtttgtgctacgttagcagctctagcattgccggaggctttgtgctcgccgccgccgcacacgtagtctgagtaactttagcgagtctccgacagaccgtgtgtgtgtctgttggcGGGGAGTGTgaggttgtcggtggcgttctagctgtgaacgtaagtgaagcagtgtgtgttcagtttatACACACCGGAGGCAACTTCCCgtatcctgcaactccagctccgcctcttaaggtgggctgttaaggtggaccagcttttctccttaaactgacgagtttttctcagctttttaattcattattaatatttcttttaaccgttttaaccgatagcgttaattggATAAGATGCTTAcggtaaacaacgaacatgacTGTTGtcagtactcacagctgtcaagctagcagcttgtggaagactcacAATGAGTGCCCAGGTAGAGTTCACACAGGTAGGTAGTCCATCTAATAATGATTGACGGGTTATTACAGTCCTACAGCAGCCACAGATACCGAgatttttttcgttttttctgtcagagcatttgatttattgcttgctgtcgggatgtaattagtaaaatgcatttgaagaacactaccaaccctagcttttaATGGGCAAAGGGAGTCCTAAAGATCTTCAGCATTTTCCAGAAGTGATTCTCAAACAGCGCCTCTACTTTATGCTTCAGACTGGACAGACTTATCTGAAACACACTTGAagcacacacaccagcagcacAATCAGAGCCCATTGAGATTCAGTGGAGGATAAGGCCAGGAGAGGTCCGTCAGTGTCAGTTTGACGGGCCTATCTAAAGGCCTCCTTGAGAAAACGTCTATAAATCCTGACGTGCGAGGCATCAAGGTATCGGGGCTCTGGAGCGCCGAGTCACACTCCTCTCTTCAGcgtcgaaaaaaaaaaggtctcaagTCCTTTATTTAAGTAGAAGTGTCAATATCACGGTGGAAACTCAAggtaaaagttctgcattcaaGCTGCACTAATCGATATCTTGAAATGTGACAAACCCACAAAGAATGATCACTGACTCTGTAGTTAACCTCGGCTCTACGGAGCTTTTTAGTATCTTTCAGGTCGTCGTTTCTGGTTCAGCCTTGCTGCTCTTATGAAAGTCCTTTCCAGCAGCAGGCTCTGATAAACTCACTGTACGCTACTTGTCCAACACCaaaccacagacagacaaagttagggATGGCTGATGAAATGAATGCAGCATTTAGTaactaaagagccagatatttttctcaggagttgacggacaccaaaacaaaacagaatatTCCACTTCCATTCATCCGGTTGCCAGAAACAGGACTCCAAAtcaatgctaatgttgctctctGTCTACTGACTGGGTAAATAGGAAACTGTTTTACCGTAACAAGTAATAATatgtcaaatgtgtgtgtgatgttgagCTTGTTGTGGAAATTATCAGTGCTGCTTCAAGTAAAAGAGAATGCAGTAAAACATTCTGAAATATCAAAAGTTAAAGTGGGGATGAAAGTCTTGTAAATACAcacagtttttatttttcaaaggaaggaaagaaaggaggaaaagagagtctagtacagagagagaaactctTTAGATGATGTCTACAAGGAATTGTGTCATCGAGCTGAAACAAGGATGTCTTCTGGAAAAGTATAGATTTTGGAGATTTTTACCTTGACGTCAGCAGCCATATTTCTTTCATATTGAATGTGAAAATTAGCAAGAAGCTGTTGCCGTCTGTAGCTGATGAATGCAGTCATACATGCTAACCCTCTCGATTTTTcagggagactcccgtttttcatctCTCTTGGTTTCCTCCCGGTGTCACagttctcccgatttatgacaaatgttcacaccatttttccttttccttatgTCAGCCTGTTTCTGGCGCTGTATAGCTTGTATAAGTCCttctgtttccacccggacgacaatagagcttcACCAAATGTCGGCCCCTCGGTGGAAGAGATGCTTACGGCCAGGgactgaaattagcacccgtaaattgttggcagtggcgggtgaaatcatcaggacacccGCCACTTTGGCGTTGTCaagttgtgtctgaaaggaccttcagtgagtgagagattgAGAAataaatggagagtactaagggaaagaaaaagcttaaataaaatgaataaaaacaatgttagtttatgccagagattgaCACAAATTCAcgccagaggggcaaattattcagttttctttcctgagtattacaaataaaatttaaattaggcctatttaacataaaaatgctgttgcagtgtagtTCATATTTTGCTATATTcgttctttaaaagtcaccagaaagcaggaaacaaagtctctgaaactggAATTTtgttggttttgaaatcctcacATTAAAGGCAGTTATACGTTCCTGAATCTCATGCAGCTTTCCTGAACAATCAAGTTCTTCCTGTTTGAAATGATTGTGTATTTTCCTATCCAACCTGATCTTCCCACTAACCGCTAATTGTGTGGTTTGTTTTTCACCAGCTGTGTGGTGGATGAGATGGACTTCTCTGCGATGGAGCTGGACGAAGCGCTCAGGAAATTCCAGGCTCACATCAGAGTTCAGGGAGAAGCTCAGAAGGTTGAGCGGCTGATAGAAGCCTACAGGTGAGAAACTCAACACATGACACAAGACACATGGTTTCATCATCAAACTAATCACCACAAGTCATTTCATTTTTTCAGCAAGGAGGAATAATGTGATGTTTTTGCAGTAGGGTCTTATATCAATTTAAACTGAGGATTATGTGACAGGATGATCAGTACCGGGTTCATACCATCAACATACCGTGTATGAATAAAGTCTCGTCCACACCGGGAACGTCTGGAGCGACgaagacttgtttttaaatctacacttcctgcttttattcaaaataaaagccctcaaacgtttttttctgtggacagaattccttcatttgttaacacgaggcttttattctgaaatatatgccggacagtgttgtagaacatgcagtgacttgcagagctcaatgaatgaatatagtacggggttttaattgtggattattactattatttacaaattaccacacgtttcttaacctttctgtctaaaataaatctaaatgacatttataatgaaatgaaatggccgtTATGACAGGtgaactctatgtagaaagaaagggctgacagcagcagcagaaacggagctggtgtgaacacccaaCGCGGGAAACACACAGCCGCCACGCAACGCaggggtgtgtgggcgggacctcgataccgcggcacCAGCCTCCCCccagatattttggcttcacttctgtacagtgggaggaagaggagacgcgtcgtccatctttatatacagtctgtggtctgAACACCATTACCCTCTAAAACAGAGGTGACAGAGGTCTTTAACACTCTCGGGCATTAAGAGCATCAGTGCAGCAGCGCAGAGCCATTTTTAAATCCAGACTTTGTTCGAGCAGATCATTGCAGAAACTAATTTAGAGGAAATTACTTGAAAAAGTTGAGGAGAGACGTCCCTCAGGGCCGCTGATGGATGTTGTTTGTAACTCATTTATTTCCTCCAAACCTCCGGTAGAAAGGTGCTCTCATGCCCACAGAGAATTAGCTTCGATCAGCACCGAGGAAGGACATTCAGGCCTCAGTAAACAGCACAGTCACTGTTACATCGGGGAGATAACGATAACGGATCATCTGGCGCTCGCCTGCAGCCCGGTCCAGATATGATCGTGGACTCACTTAATGGTGACTCAGAGAGCTGTGAAACGGCCCGTCTGATGGCTGCAGGCGGTGCCGTCGGCCGTCGGTGGTACTGAATCGTTGTTCTTTTGACTCGAGGCTGTGAAgcattatttaaatattatatgtGACCACAGCTCAGACAGTGGAGAgttcaatatcaatatcaatatcgATATTCCTGCTCACGAGTAGAACTAACAGGAAGGTTACTGATTTATTTTACCATAAAGGAAAGTCTTCATACTGATGATCTCCCTTAATGGTGatgttagtactgttagtactgttagtactgttagtactgtgTTCTGGTACAACTTAAATTCAGAACAGGATGAAatcattttttgacatttttaattaaaaaaactattttgaacAAAAATCGTTTTTAGACGTTAATTTTggggcatttaaaaaaaatttaaaacagaatgaaatcattttcagacacattttttggacgtctttaattaaaaaaaaaaaaaacaggatgaaattatttttaaacatgttcatttttggacatatttaattaataaaacaggataaaatcatttttggacatttttaattaaaaaaaaaaaaaaaaaacattttcagacattcattttggggcattttaaatttttttaaatcattttcgGACGTATTTATGGAAACAAAGCtgcccacaaaatcagtctcccattcattgtctatggagcagctccagactttatacttttatacgtgatgacatcacaagtttgagacgtACCtgtctggtttctggctttgagagagagtcgCTCATGTTCACCAATATTAATTTAACTTTTCTATGTCTGACATCCTCTCCGCAGCCAACGCTACTGCATCTGCAACCCCGGCGTGGTGCGACAGTTCAGGAACCCCGACACCATCTTCATCCTGGCCTTCgccatcatcctcctcaacACAGACATGTACAGCCCCAACGTCAAGCCCGAGAGGAAGATGAAGCTGGAGGACTTTGTTAAGAACCTTCGAGGTACTTTGTCCTCCCGTCCTGCACCACGTCCAGCTTACTGTCTGTTATCTTCAGACGCTACTGTGCCACTCCAAGGATAAATATTCATCTCAAATTGAGTTTTGTGCACGCTTTTTGCCTCGATTAATGGCCGTGTCAATAaagtatttatcttttttttttggaagtcATGGCCAAGAAAGCTTTGCTGTTGAGGCAAATCACTTTTTTTAGTTGCCCTCAACAGATTTCGAGGGTATTAGCAGGAGCTTTGTGGCATGGCTAACTCATTTCTCTGCCTATTGGAGTGTCAGTAATTAAAGTACAGTATTGAGTGGAGGAGAAATGTTTGTCCTCAGAGAGCTAGAAGGACATTTCTGTGAGAAATATGTGCAACGCGGCAGTATGTAAGTAAATTCAGGGGTTCATCAACTCTGGTAAATCTCTGAATTAATCATtaatccttctctctcttctctctcatcctctgaCAGGAGTGGATGATGGGGAAGACATCCCCCGAGAGATGCTGGTGGGGATATATGAGCGGATTCGCAAGCGAGAGCTCAAGACTAACGAGGACCACGTGTCCCAGGTTCAGAAAGTGGAGAAACTCATTGTTGGAAAGAAGCCGGTGAGTTTGCCCTTGGGCTGCCGCACGTACGAGTGTGACCACTTTTATCTTACCCTCCATTCAGGAGCTGAATCTAACCGCAGCCTGCAGGAGCTAAATTACCCAATGTACCTCTGAGCCGTCACAGAGAGCGCCGGCTTATTCACGGCCAACATTTCTCTATAAACGAAAAGGAATGAAAGAGCATTCTTTACCCTGAACCTACTTTCTTCGCCGTGTGACTCATCGATTCTTCGGGGCCGGAGAccttcatgctgaatgactgtAATATGTCTTTTGCCCCCTAAGAGCCCGCCGGGAAAAAGTGCCCGTCTGACAAGCAGCGTAATAATAAATGAGATAAATGGCCTCGTGCCATATAATCGTGAAGGTGTTTACTCAAAACTTTCCGTCCATTGATGCCCGTCATCAAACTAACTC
This portion of the Sebastes fasciatus isolate fSebFas1 chromosome 1, fSebFas1.pri, whole genome shotgun sequence genome encodes:
- the iqsec1b gene encoding IQ motif and SEC7 domain-containing protein 1 isoform X13, with the protein product MLERKYGGRFITRHAARTIQTAFRQYQMNKNFERLRSSMSENRMSRRIVLSNMRMQFSFEGPEKVHSSYFEGKQVSLTDDGTKIGALVQSEHGGEMGVQAKTPTTQSDFTDAITELEDAFSRQVKSLAESIDDALNCRSLHGDDNQSEPGRGHQDMDREVSCQVKPSHSTSDHRKLDEMTASYSDVTLYIDEEELSPPLPLSQSVDRPSSTESDLRQRSLNSSQDYWSLAHKDEKGDTDTSCRSTPSLECQEQRLRVDHLPLLTIEPPSDSSVELSDRSDRSSLKRQNAYDRSLGNQQSSPKHVGHSLPPRGPSREEDATRHRPRQLEAHLAINGTANRQSKSESDFSDGDNDSINSTSNSNDTINCSSESSSRDSLREQTLSKQTYHKETRNSWDSPAFSNDIIRKRHYRIGLNLFNKKPEKGIQYLIERNFVPDTPVGVAHFLLQRKGLSRQMIGEFLGNRQKQFNRDVLDCVVDEMDFSAMELDEALRKFQAHIRVQGEAQKVERLIEAYSQRYCICNPGVVRQFRNPDTIFILAFAIILLNTDMYSPNVKPERKMKLEDFVKNLRGVDDGEDIPREMLVGIYERIRKRELKTNEDHVSQVQKVEKLIVGKKPIGSLHHGLGCVLSLPHRRLVCYCRLFEVPDPNKPQKLGVHQREIFLFNDLLVVTKIFQKKKNSVTYSFRQSFSLYGMQVLLFENQYYPNGVRLTSAIPGADIKVLINFNAPNPQDRKKFTDDLRESIAEVQEMEKYRIESELEKQKGVVRPSMSQSSGLKKDTGNGNLSRASLDDSYAIGEGLKRSALSSSLRDLSDAGKRGRRSSAGSLDSNMEGSIISSPHLHRRPPSSARDCPSRHSGQSLPNSSSLLGTLFGTKRGMKSPSPTPQALHPTLISHTPHPANLHHTARSETDAAHHAQFCHQNPPPYHHHHHYHPPAHLQHPPHQYHPPPAPHGQQQPAYPPHPHPQHGGSHGSHSSHPAHGLHHHGPPPAPSQAPGSSTKPKHSGISTVV